From Microbacterium sp. LWH7-1.2:
AGCACGCCGTCGGCGATCCCCGCGAAGAGCCCGGCCTCGCCCGGGATGTCGCACATCGCGGGGGCCGCGCCCACCGCCAGCAGGGCGTTCGCGGTGTAGTTCGTCACGACCGCGTTCGTGATGCACTGCACCAGGGGTGACGCCTCCCGCAGCGCCGTCAGCGCGGCGGCGGGGGACAAGGGGGACAGGTGTGCTTCGGTGCGCGCGTTCATCGCGACATCCCTTCGCTCGCATGATCGAGATCAGGTTCGACGGGTGTGTTCTCAGCCCGCCGTGCGGGCACCCCGTGTCACTGCGGAGCAATCTAGCAGGCGATCTCGACGGGGCATCGCCGTGTGTCGACGTCGCCCGCCGGCAGGTGAAGCCGAAGCCGCGGAGCGATGGGCTCAGCCTGCCGAAGTGTCGGCCCCACGCCGTAGGCTGGAGGAGTGACCACCGCCCTGTACCGCCGCTACCGGCCCGAGTCGTTCGGCGAGATGATCGGGCAGTCGCAGGTCACCGAGCCGCTCATGACGGCGCTGCGCGGCGACCGCGTCGGCCATGCGTACCTGTTCTCGGGTCCCCGAGGGTGCGGAAAGACCACGTCGGCGCGTATTCTCGCGCGCTGCCTCAACTGCGCGCAGGGTCCGACCGACACGCCGTGCGGCACGTGCGACAGCTGTGTCGAGCTCGGTCGCGGTGGCGGCGGCTCGCTCGACGTCGTCGAGATCGACGCCGCGAGCCACAACGGCGTCGACGACGCCCGCGACCTGCGCGAGCGTGCGGTGTTCGCGCCTGCCCGCGACCGCTTCAAGATCTTCATCCTCGACGAGGCACACATGGTCACCCCGCAGGGCTTCAACGCCCTGCTGAAGCTCGTGGAAGAGCCGCCCGACCACGTCAAGTTCATCTTCGCGACGACCGAGCCCGAGAAGGTCATCGGCACCATCCGCTCGCGCACGCACCACTACCCGTTCCGGCTCGTGCCACCGGCGGCGATGCTCGAATACGTCGAGCAGCTGTGCGGGCAGGAGGGCGTCGACGTCGAGCAGGGCGTACTGCCGCTGGTCGTTCGTGCCGGCGGCGGCTCTCCGCGAGACACGCTGTCGCTGCTCGACCAGCTCATCGCCGGTTCGGAAGACGCGAAGGTCACCTACGCCCGCGCCGTCGCGCTCCTCGGCTACACGCACGCCGAGCTGCTCGACGAGGTGATCGACGCCTTCGCCGCGGCCGACGCGTCAGCCGCCTTCGCCGCGGTCGACCGCGTGGTGCAGACCGGACAAGACCCCCGCCGCTTCGTCGACGACCTGCTCGAGCGCCTGCGCGACCTCATCGTCGTGTCGGCGACCGGTCAGGGCGCCTCGGCCGTGCTGCGCGGCGTCTCTGCGGACGACCTCGCCCGCATGCAGCGTCAGGCCGACGCGTTCGGCCCGGCGCGGCTGTCGCACATCGCCGACCTCGTCATCGCGACCCTCGACGACATGACCGGCGCCACCTCGCCGCGGCTGCAGCTGGAGCTGATGGTCGCGCGGGTGCTGGCGCGCGGCGCAGGAGCCGCGCCCGCTGCGGCGCCGATCGCCGCGCCCACGTCGGCCCCGGCTTCCGTCCCCGCGGCCTCGACGGGTCGCGCCACCCCCGCGCCGGCCGCTCCTATCGCTACCGCTCCGGTCGCACCGACCGGCGCGGCTCCGGTCGCACCGACCGGCGCGGCTACGGTCGGGCCGCCCGCCGAGCCCGCGCCCGTGGCCGCACCTCCCGTACCCGCCGGGCCGGTCACCCTCGGCCGCCTGCAGCAGTCCTGGTCGCAGGTGCTCGCGCAGCTCGAGAACGTGAGTCGCTCGTCCTGGATGCTCGCTTCGGGCGCCCGCACCGTGGCGCTCGACGACGACGTGCTCACGCTGGCGTTCTCGAGCCAGAGCGACGTGGCGAAGTTCAAGCAGCTCGCCGCCGGCAAGGGGCCCAGCGAAGACCTGCGCCAGGCGATCCTGGCCGTGCTCGGCATCCGCGTGAAGTACATCGCCCGTCACGACCCCGCCGGCGGATCCGGTGGCGGGGGCAGCCCGGCAGCGCCGGCGCCGTCCGGCCCCGGCCGCGAGGCCCCGCGACAGCCGGCCACCGAGGCGCCGACGACCCGCTCCACCTCTGCCGCGCCCAGCGGGTCGCGGAATGCGCAGGCCGCGGCACCGCGTGCCTCCGCATCGGCCGCGCCGGGGGCGTCGGCTCCTGCCGCGGTGCCCCGGTCGACGGCTTCCGCGCCGGCATCCGCCGCGCCCGTGACGGACTGGGCGGTCGCGGCCATCCCCTCCGACGACGACGCTCCGCCGCCAGACCCGGGCCCCGCTGCCTTCCCCGCCGAGACGCCCCCGCAGTTCGCGGTCGACGACGAGCCCGAAGACGCCGAGGCCGCGACCGCACGGGTCGCGACCCTCGCGCCGCCGCGCGAGGGCCAGGTCCTGCCGCGCACCGAGATCGCGCCACCGTCCGAGCGCGACGACGATGACGATGACGACACGGACGCGCTGATCGCCGACCTCCCGGTGCCCCCCACTGTCGCGCCGCCGCTGACCCCCGTGGTCACGACGCGCAACGGCGGCGTGCAGCGCTACGGCGAGGCGGTGGTGCGCCAGGTGCTCGGCGCCACGTTCGTCCGCGAGGAGCCCTACGAGCCGCCGACGAGGTTCAGCTAGCCCATGTACGACGGCATCGTCCAAGACCTCATCGACGAGTTCGGCCGCCTTCCCGGGATCGGGCCGAAGTCGGCCCAGCGCA
This genomic window contains:
- a CDS encoding DNA polymerase III subunit gamma and tau; the protein is MTTALYRRYRPESFGEMIGQSQVTEPLMTALRGDRVGHAYLFSGPRGCGKTTSARILARCLNCAQGPTDTPCGTCDSCVELGRGGGGSLDVVEIDAASHNGVDDARDLRERAVFAPARDRFKIFILDEAHMVTPQGFNALLKLVEEPPDHVKFIFATTEPEKVIGTIRSRTHHYPFRLVPPAAMLEYVEQLCGQEGVDVEQGVLPLVVRAGGGSPRDTLSLLDQLIAGSEDAKVTYARAVALLGYTHAELLDEVIDAFAAADASAAFAAVDRVVQTGQDPRRFVDDLLERLRDLIVVSATGQGASAVLRGVSADDLARMQRQADAFGPARLSHIADLVIATLDDMTGATSPRLQLELMVARVLARGAGAAPAAAPIAAPTSAPASVPAASTGRATPAPAAPIATAPVAPTGAAPVAPTGAATVGPPAEPAPVAAPPVPAGPVTLGRLQQSWSQVLAQLENVSRSSWMLASGARTVALDDDVLTLAFSSQSDVAKFKQLAAGKGPSEDLRQAILAVLGIRVKYIARHDPAGGSGGGGSPAAPAPSGPGREAPRQPATEAPTTRSTSAAPSGSRNAQAAAPRASASAAPGASAPAAVPRSTASAPASAAPVTDWAVAAIPSDDDAPPPDPGPAAFPAETPPQFAVDDEPEDAEAATARVATLAPPREGQVLPRTEIAPPSERDDDDDDDTDALIADLPVPPTVAPPLTPVVTTRNGGVQRYGEAVVRQVLGATFVREEPYEPPTRFS